Sequence from the Bremerella volcania genome:
CTGGCCACGCTGGTGGTGAACCGTCTGCGCGGGACGTTCCAGTGCTGTGCGGTCAAGGCTCCCGCCTACGGAGATCGCCGCAAAGCGATGATGGAAGACCTTGCGATTCTGACTGGCGGCACAGCGATCTTTGAAAGCCTGGGGATCAAGCTTGAATCGCTGCCGCTGACCGATCTCGGACAGGCAAAACAGGTGATTGTCGACAAAGACAACAGCACGATCATCCAAGGCGCCGGCAAGACGGCGGACATTCAGGCTCGCATCGCTCAAATTCAGCACGAACTGGAGAAGTCGACCAGCGACTATGACCGCGAGAAGCTGGAGGAGCGGATGGCCAAACTGACCGGGGGCGTGGCCAAGATCAACGTCGGCGCCACAACCGAAAGCGAGCTCAAGGAAAAGAAATTCCTGTACGAGGACGCGATCAACGCCGCGACAGCTGCCGCCGACGAAGGCATTGTGGCGGGCGGCGGCGTGGCGCTGTTGCGGGCCTCTCAAGCGTGCCAGCCGACCGGCCTGAGCCACGACGAAGAAGTGGGCTACAACATCGTCCGCAAAGCATGCCGCTGGCCGCTCACGTGCATCGCCGAGAACGCCGGCCAGGACAGCAGCTTGATCTGCGAGAAGGTCGCCGAGAGATCCGGAAACCACGGCTACAACGCGATGACTGGCAAGTACGAAAACCTGGTCTCCACCGGCGTGATCGATCCAACCAAGGTTGTGCGTTGTGAACTGGAAAACGCCGCGAGCGTGGCAATTCTGTTGCTCACCAGCGACGCTCTGATTGCCGAAAGGCCGAACGAGGAAAGGGCTGGGCGCGGTCAGGGTGCCAACTACGACATGTACTAACAGACACGGCGATTTTTACGAACGCGTCGCCCGTTCATCGCAGGCGCAACCGATCCGCGGCTCAAACGTCGTCCCGCGTTCCACAGTCAGTCCGGCTTCTTGAACAAGTCGAGAAACCGGTCCTCATATCCATCGAAGACATCGAGCCGGTCTAATTCCCGTTTCAACTCGTAGGCTTTCGATCGGTCCCGCCGAGCTTGCTCGAAGAGTCGTTCGATGAGACGCTCATCTTCGGGACTGAGTCCTTCCGCTTCCGGTAGTTCGAAGCCAAGCGAGTCCTCTTCCTCGGTTGGCATCTGTTGTTCCATCGCTCTTTCCACCTCCGCCAGAATCTCGCCCAGCTTCTCCTCCATAGCTTGAGCCTGTTCGGATAACTCCGCCGTATCGATCTCGATGTCGGCGATCATGGTGAAGACCTTCAGCACAGCCAGAGACGCCTTGGGGAAGGGAAGCTGAGCGAAGATGTGCGGCATTTCGCCGAGCAAACAGGCGCCGCGCAGCCCCATCTCGGCGGCGGCTCCGAAGACACGCGAATCGTGTTCGGGATGCATTTGTGTGGCCATCGCCGCGAACGTGAAGACCCGCTCGACTCCGAGCTCGCGGGCGTATTCGATCAGCCGGCGGCAAAATGCGTACTTGCCGCTCGGCGGCTGGGCCTCGCCGATGAACACAATAATATCGTGCCGCTGTTGCGGGTCCATCCAGACGAACAGCCGACTTCGCGGCAGACGACCCGTGCGGATCAACCCGCCTTTCACCTCGACGTGTTCGACATCGAACAACTCACGTGCCGAGAACTCGGCAAGCAGGTGCATGCCGAGTTTGGCCATCAGATAGTAGCCGGCGCTGATTGCAACGTGTCCCATGCCTGGCCAGACAGCGACCAGCCAGGGCTTATTGAGTTTCAAATCGTCCGGCATTTCCAGAACCGTCGTGTGTTAAGTCTTAACTTCGATGTGACGTGCGGTCGCCTCGGCGGTCTTGGGCAATGTGATTTGCAGCACGCCGTCCTGATACTTGGCCTCGACTTTGTCATCCTGCACGCTGCAGGGCAACATGGC
This genomic interval carries:
- a CDS encoding PAC2 family protein, with the translated sequence MPDDLKLNKPWLVAVWPGMGHVAISAGYYLMAKLGMHLLAEFSARELFDVEHVEVKGGLIRTGRLPRSRLFVWMDPQQRHDIIVFIGEAQPPSGKYAFCRRLIEYARELGVERVFTFAAMATQMHPEHDSRVFGAAAEMGLRGACLLGEMPHIFAQLPFPKASLAVLKVFTMIADIEIDTAELSEQAQAMEEKLGEILAEVERAMEQQMPTEEEDSLGFELPEAEGLSPEDERLIERLFEQARRDRSKAYELKRELDRLDVFDGYEDRFLDLFKKPD
- the groL gene encoding chaperonin GroEL (60 kDa chaperone family; promotes refolding of misfolded polypeptides especially under stressful conditions; forms two stacked rings of heptamers to form a barrel-shaped 14mer; ends can be capped by GroES; misfolded proteins enter the barrel where they are refolded when GroES binds), with the translated sequence MSKMIAYDQDALEAIKRGVGTLSRAVTKTLGPRGRNVLLQKSFGPPVVTKDGVTVAKEIDLEDPFENIGARIVREVASKTNDVAGDGTTTATVLAEAIFNEGLRAVIGGIRPVHMKQGIEQAVDDIVAKLKANSVPVKGKDDLTKVASIAANNDPTIGQHVADALDRVGKDGVVTLDEGKTMRTEIEVVEGMQFDKGYLSPYFVTDASKMECVLEEPYILVHEKKITSIKDIVPLLEKVVQAGRSLLIVAEDVEREALATLVVNRLRGTFQCCAVKAPAYGDRRKAMMEDLAILTGGTAIFESLGIKLESLPLTDLGQAKQVIVDKDNSTIIQGAGKTADIQARIAQIQHELEKSTSDYDREKLEERMAKLTGGVAKINVGATTESELKEKKFLYEDAINAATAAADEGIVAGGGVALLRASQACQPTGLSHDEEVGYNIVRKACRWPLTCIAENAGQDSSLICEKVAERSGNHGYNAMTGKYENLVSTGVIDPTKVVRCELENAASVAILLLTSDALIAERPNEERAGRGQGANYDMY